In Tenacibaculum sp. 190524A02b, the genomic stretch AATTTTAATAAATTGAGTGGTTATACTAAGGTAGAAAAGGAAATGATTGCTTTAAAAGAAATGGCTAAAATTTACCAATGGAAAAATGATTTTGATGAAATTTTAGTCAATAATAACTTTGAAGCCTTGATACTTACGGATACTTCTAGAAAAATTATATGGGTAAATGATGGTTTTGCCACCATGACTGGGTATTCAAAATCTTTTGCTATAAATAAAACACCTAGTTTTTTACAAGGTATCCATACTTCAGAAGAAACCCGTTTACGTATTCGTGCAAAATTAAAAGCTAATAAACCTTTTAAAGAAGTAATCATTAATCATAAAAAGGACAAAACAGCGTATAAATGTGAACTGTCTATTTTTCCGCTTTATGGAGAAAATACCACCCATTTTTTAGCCTTAGAAAAAGAAGCTGTGTAAAAACGTATAAAGCAAGATATGGTTACTTCACCTTAACTTTTTTGCCATTCATCTATAGATAATTTTAAGAAAAGCATTTTTGAGTAATTTTAAATTCTAAAACCTAACAAAATGCTTATACTTTCTAATCACGTACATGATATTGTTACTCAAATTAAGGAACATGTTAAAGAGAATTGTGCTTTAATTGCTATAGGCGAAAATATTAAAATAGAGATACCAGAATTAATAGATGCTTTAAATAAAGCTAATATTTCTTTTATTGGAGGTATTTTTCCTAAGGTGATTGCACAAAGTAATACTTATGAAAAAGGAATTGTAGTTACTCCATTATACAATGTAAAAAAAATATTTACGATTCAAGAAATTAGTAAAAAATCATTTACCATTCCTAATATAGCTTTTAATTCAGATAAAGAGTACAGTTTAATTACATATGTTGATGGATTAACTGCTCATATTTCTAATTATTTAAGTAAATTGTATGAAAATTACGGTATGAAAACCAATTATTTTGGAGGTGGTGCTGGAAGTTTATCTCTAGTACAACAACCATGTGTATTTTCTAAAGACGGCTTTTTTGAAGACGCTGCTATTGCGTGTATTTTAGAAATGAAATCTAGTATTGGTGTTAAACATGGATGGAAAAAATTAAATGGGCCTTTTATTGTTAACAAAGCAAACACAAACACAGTTGAAGAAATTAATTGGGAACACCCTTTTACTATTTATAAAGACATTGTAGAGAAAGATGCCAAGCAAACATTTAATGATTCTAACTTTTTTGACATTGCCAAAGGCTATCCATTAGGCATCATAAAACAGGGGTTGGATATTGTAATTAGAGATCCTTTAACTGTAAATGCTAATAATGAATTGGTATGTGTAGGAGAAGTAGAAGAAAACACATTGATTAACATTATGAAAGGTGATGCTTGCTCTTTGATTAATGCTGCCGTTGAGGCTACTGAAGAAAGTATTTCTAAAGCTCAAAATCCAAAAACAGCTTTTGTTATTGATTGCATTTCTAGAGTTTTATACTTGGAAAATGATTTTGAAAAAGAAATTCAAAACGTTTCAAAAACTATTCAAAATAAATTCCCTGATATTGATATTAATGGCGCTTTAACCTTAGGTGAAATTTCCTCATATGGTAATGGTTTTATAGAGTTTTACAATAAAACTATTGTAGTTAGCTTATTTGAATAAATGGAAAACAATAATCAAATATTAGATGTTTTACGACTCTATGAGTATGCCATAAGTATTGGTAAATCTTTAGATTACCACGATAATTGTAATCAATTTTTAAAACTCTTATTAAAAAGAAGAAACTTAAATGCCTGCTGGTTAATTCACTGTAAAGAATCTAATTACTCTACAGAATACTCTATCCCTTATGGAAATCAAATAAAAGCAAACCTTTCCAAAAAATCTTTAGACTTTTTAAACAATATTGACACCTATATATTAATTCCATACAATAATGATTTAAAAGACCTTACTACCATTGATATTACTGAAGGGCATCTTGCCGTCTATAGATTAAAATCCCATGGTTTTTTATTTCTATATTCTAAAGGGAATAATATGTGTCAAAAAGATTTAAGCCAGCTTTTACCTGTTATCAATAAATTTGCTACAACCTTAGAAGCTTGTAAAGCACATGAAAACCAACAAAAATTATTAAAAAAGCTTGAAGAGCGTAATAAAGAGCTCAATAATTATGCACATGTAGTTTCGCACGATTTAAAATCTCCTTTACGTAATATTGATGCATTAGTTAATTGGATAAAAGAAGATCATAGTAAAAACTTAAACTCAGATGCTATAGAACAATTAGATGCTATTAGTGATAATATTACTAGAATGGAAAGTTTGGTTAGCGGTATTTTACAGTATTCTAGTATTGGACAAAAAGACTTTGAAGTTTCTTTTATAGACTTAAATAAAGTTATTAAAGATGTTTTAAAACACATGCTTATACCGAAAAATATACATATAAATATTCATAAAAATTTTCCTTGCATTAAAGGGGATGTTCACAGGTTACAACAGTTGTTTCAAAACTTAATTAGCAATGCTATTAAGTATAACAACAAAGAAAATGGAATTTTAGAAATTGGTTATACAATTACAGATAACAAATATGCTTACTTTGTTAAAGATAATGGTAAAGGTATTCCGCCTAAATATCACAAAAAAATATTTAATGTTTTTCAAAAATTAGAAACATCGAAAAATTCAACAGGTATAGGCCTATCTATTGTTGAAAAAATAGTAGAAAATTATAACGGTAATATATGGCTTTCTTCTGTTGTTAATGAAGGAACCACCTTTTACTTTACTCTTAACTAATCTTTTATAAATCAAACGATAATATCAATTAAACAATAAAATATCTTATAAATAAATTGATATAACTTCAAGTTTTAGACATCTCTTTTACTTTACTTTTAAATCGCAATACCAAAAACTAGAATCATACGCTTTTTTTACTTTTTTTGTATCTGATTTTTGATAACAATTATCATCATCATTATTACGTAAAGTATAAGAACGAAGGACCTTTTCTCCTATCGTAAAATCTACTGGTTTCTTAAAAATAGGGCCATCATAACAAAATGTATGAAACTCCCCATTTTCTCCGCATACATCAATGTTATCTGGAAGCTCCTCTATAAATGCCTCATCAATAACTCTACCTACAAATTCCTCTCCTAGTAATTTTGCATTTACACATACCGTAATGGTTTTAAAGCCTAAGGTTAAAAATTCTCTCAATAACTGTTTCGTGTCTTTTTTCCATAAAGGGTAAACTCCTGTTATTCCTACCTCTTGCAGTTTGGCATCTCTATACTTTCTTAAATCTTCTAAAAAAATATCTCCAAAAACAGCATACTCAAATCCTTCCGCTTTCAATAATGATGTTTTCTCTTTCATTTTTTCATTATACAAATCCATAGTAACATCAGCTGGAAACTCAATTTTTTCTAAAGGAATTCCAATACTATCAGCTTGTGCTTCTAATAAATTTTCATGCAATCCATGCATAGAAACTCGTTGATACTCTTTATTAACATTGGTAATTAATTTTTGTACCGAATATTTTTTTTCTTGTAATATTTTATACAATGCCAATGATGAGTCTTTTCCAGAACTCCAATTAAAGTATGCTTTTTTCATACTTACAAAGATGCTTAAAATCTTTGTAAATTTTTAACTTTGATAGAAACAGGAGTATTCATCAATATTTTCTGTAGGTAACTTTTATTACTAAAATATACTCAAAAGAAATCACCTTCACCACTCTCATCCTTTAATTTCGAAAGAAACCTAAAACTATTATATCCTTTAGTGATGTCAATAAAAAACTGGCAAAATCTTAATACGACTTTACCAGTTTTCTTACCATAAAATATAATTATAAGTACTGAAAAGTAAAAAATATAACTATACTACAATTATCTTTTTTATAAAAACAATACGTTTATTTTTCATTATATGTAATATATAAACTCCAGAAGATAATCCTGATACATTAATATGCTTCCTATTTTTAGTTACTATAACTTTTTTCCCATTTTTGTCATAGATATTAACTTTATCAAACTTCAAATTATTATCTGCTTTAATTGATATAACTCCATCTTTATGAACTGGGTTAGGATAAATTTCCCAATCTAACGACTTTGTAAAATCTTTAACCGTTAAAGATTTTTTTAATACTGAAACAGCCCATGCTCCTCTTCCATGTGTAAATACAAACAATCGTTTATCCGAGTTTCTTAATTTCAAATCCATAACCTTTGTATAAGGAAGCTCATTACTAATTGTCCAAGTTTTTCCACTATCTGTAGAAAAAAACACTCCTATATTTGTTCCTGCAATAACAATCTCAGGATCCTCTTTAACACCAATTACTGTATTAAAAAACACATTAGGTATATCTCCATTAATTGGTGTGCTTTTAGGAGTATCCGTATCTAAATTGGTAATTTTAAAAGCCAATCCTAATTGCGTAGTTACATATACTGAGTTTCTATCATTAGGATTCATAGTAATAGAGGTTACCCTTCCTACTTCAGCACTCGACAAAACTTTTTTTCGGTGCTTAATAATAGGAGTTGTTTTTGCATTTTCAATTCTCACAAAATCATTTCCTCTAGCATTTCTATCAAAACCTACCATATATACAATAGGATTTAATCGGTCTTCAGTAGTTACAAAAGGATACTCTAATTCATGATCAAAAATTGATGTAAAAGAATCTCCTCCATTTACTGTTCTTTCCAACGAATTATTTTTAGGAATATATAACTGTGTACCATCGGCATTATTTCCAACGAATTGTGTTACAAAATGCGGATGATTTTTATAAAATCCGTCAATACGGACATATTTCCCTGTATTAAGGTCTAATGGATTCAAAGCATTTTCTGTTCGTGTAATCCATCCAGATTGAGCAGAAGCATATGCTTTTTTAGGATTCTGTTTATTTACAAAAGCAGCTCCTCCATCACCTACAACTACTCTTCTACTCTTTCCATTTACAATAGCAAAAGAGCCTCCATCTTGCTGTCCTTCTATATAAGAATCTCCATACTCCTCAGGAAAATAATCTCCACTATAAATTTGTGTTGTATTAAAACCTTCCTTTTTTCCTAGCTCTACCTGTTCTATTTGTTGTTTCTGTACGTACTTCTTTTGTATATTGTCCCATATCGAAAACATCTGTGTTTTATTAAAGTCAACTCTTCCGATACCCTGATCATACCCTATATAGGCTACATCTGGATTGGACTCATGAAAATGAATATCATGATAATCTACTTCTAATCCTGCTGCTCTTTCCCATGATGTAGCACCATCTCTAGAGTAGGCCCATCCAATATTCCCTAATATTACGGTATTGGGATCGTTCGGGTGTACTCCTATTGTCATTGAAAATGAAGTTTGCGAAACTCTTGGAAAATTTGGTGCTATGACTTTTGTCCAAGAAACACCTCCATTTATAGTCTTATGAATAGTTAAAATGACCTCTGGTTTTGACTCACAAATAACTGTATAAGCAATATTTCTATTACTTGGACTAACGGCAACTATTACTCCTCTATAGCCTTTATCTCTTCCTGCTTTATCAAAAGGCAATTTCGTGTCTGCTACAAAAGACCCCAACTCACCTGTTGTTGAAGTATATACTCCTTGATAATCTACACCTACAATCATTTTGCCATTATTCAAAAAATCTATTGCATGAATAAAACCAAAATTATTAACCTTAAAAACTTCTGTCCAAGTTTCCCCTTCATCTTTTGATTTAAATATTTTATCTCTAGATGCTATATAAATAGCCTCTGCATTAGGTGCGTATCTTATATACCTTAAAAACTTAAAATCATTATCATTTTTAGGATTGGTACTCTCCAAAAGTTCAAATGTTTTTCCTCCATCAACTGACTTGAAAATTCCATTACCTACCGTACCATGCTTTTCATCTCCAGTAGCTATTAATAGCTCCTTTTTCCTATTAGGGTGCTGTTTTATGTCCGTAATTGCCAAGAAAGACCCAAAATCATCCAAAGGAACAAAAGGAGTTCCTGTAACAGGGTTAAAAGTCCATAACCCTCCTCCTGAGGGAGCAACTAAAGCAATATTATTGTCTAAATCTACCAAACTTGCTCGAACTCTTCCTCCAATATTCACAATATCTAAATCTGCGGGATTTGAAAATATTGAATTTGCTGCCAGCTTACTTTTCCATGCCTTTGCTCTTTTAAATTCTAAAAATTGATTTGAAATCTTAGCATCCTTTACTGCAAATTCAGGAGCCTTTTCATCCGATGCAACCATCTGATCTTTAAAGCTCTTTTCCTGAGCATTTACAGATAGTAATTGTGCTAATAAAGCTACATATAATAATCGTTTTTTCATATTTGTTCGGGGTCTATTAAAGTTAATGCCATATTAAACTTTAATTGTATTTATTTATTTTATCTAACTATAACATAAATAAGGTACTATTAGACAATCCGTACTTTATAGTTACTTTTTCAAGATTACTTGTTGAATTAGAAACTTACATAAGCTATTTTACATCAATTAAACTGCTGTTTTTTAACTCATATTTCATCATAAATCGAAACCATAACACAACTACGCTTGAGCTTTCTTTTACCTACCTCAAAACAAACTATTGTATCATATTTCTGTTTGTTAGGTTAATAATTTACTAACCACTACCTTCAGATTTCACCTAACGATGACATTCTGGTCATTCTAATAACTTCTGTTAAATAAGCTCATCCGTAAATTGTATTAAATCTTAAACAATTAAACATACATTGCACAAAAAAACAGGCTACTATTAGCCTGTTTAAAAGTTTTCTATAAAAGCTTTTATTATTCTAAGACTAAAACTTCTAGTTTAGAATCATGAAAAATTGTATGTGTTTGTTTCTTGTAATCTGATCGTTTTGCTTTAAAAATATTAGGTACAAATGTTTGTGGATTCATATCAATTAAAGGAAACCAAGTACTTTGCACTTGAACCTGTATTTTATGCCCTTTTTTAAAAGTATGATGTACATCTTGTAATTTTATATGTACCTCCGTTTTTTTATTGGGTACAAAAGCTTCTGGTTTACTAAAATCATTTCTAAATCTACCACGCATTACTTCACTTCTCACAAGTAAGTGATAGTTAGACATTTTTAAATATTTTTGTGTTTCTTCTGTATCTTGAGCATCATACGGGTATACATCAATTACTTTTACCACCCAATCAGCGTCTGTTCCAGTAGTAGCTACTTTTAGTTTTGCCAAAATTTCACCTACCAATGTTATATCTTCTGTTAACCTAGGAGTTTCAAATACCATAACATCTGGTCGCCTAGCTGCAAAGCGTTGGTCATCTGTCATGTATTTACGTAAACTGTAATTCATTTTAATATCTTCTGAATACGGAACTGGTTTTTTAGGGTCACTTACAAATTCTACAGATCCCTTTTTAGATTTTGTTCCTAATTCCTCATTACTTGAAAGGTAAAATGATTTTTTCTTTGCTTTTTTAGGAGGCCAAACATCATAAGAATTCCATGCCATTTTTCCTGTATCAAATACCTTAAA encodes the following:
- a CDS encoding PAS domain-containing protein, with the protein product MKNNINNMMCLDMYASSLSKDDAILLQPLLTAKNYSTTNLISWDVHVQNFNKLSGYTKVEKEMIALKEMAKIYQWKNDFDEILVNNNFEALILTDTSRKIIWVNDGFATMTGYSKSFAINKTPSFLQGIHTSEETRLRIRAKLKANKPFKEVIINHKKDKTAYKCELSIFPLYGENTTHFLALEKEAV
- a CDS encoding T9SS type A sorting domain-containing protein; translated protein: MKKRLLYVALLAQLLSVNAQEKSFKDQMVASDEKAPEFAVKDAKISNQFLEFKRAKAWKSKLAANSIFSNPADLDIVNIGGRVRASLVDLDNNIALVAPSGGGLWTFNPVTGTPFVPLDDFGSFLAITDIKQHPNRKKELLIATGDEKHGTVGNGIFKSVDGGKTFELLESTNPKNDNDFKFLRYIRYAPNAEAIYIASRDKIFKSKDEGETWTEVFKVNNFGFIHAIDFLNNGKMIVGVDYQGVYTSTTGELGSFVADTKLPFDKAGRDKGYRGVIVAVSPSNRNIAYTVICESKPEVILTIHKTINGGVSWTKVIAPNFPRVSQTSFSMTIGVHPNDPNTVILGNIGWAYSRDGATSWERAAGLEVDYHDIHFHESNPDVAYIGYDQGIGRVDFNKTQMFSIWDNIQKKYVQKQQIEQVELGKKEGFNTTQIYSGDYFPEEYGDSYIEGQQDGGSFAIVNGKSRRVVVGDGGAAFVNKQNPKKAYASAQSGWITRTENALNPLDLNTGKYVRIDGFYKNHPHFVTQFVGNNADGTQLYIPKNNSLERTVNGGDSFTSIFDHELEYPFVTTEDRLNPIVYMVGFDRNARGNDFVRIENAKTTPIIKHRKKVLSSAEVGRVTSITMNPNDRNSVYVTTQLGLAFKITNLDTDTPKSTPINGDIPNVFFNTVIGVKEDPEIVIAGTNIGVFFSTDSGKTWTISNELPYTKVMDLKLRNSDKRLFVFTHGRGAWAVSVLKKSLTVKDFTKSLDWEIYPNPVHKDGVISIKADNNLKFDKVNIYDKNGKKVIVTKNRKHINVSGLSSGVYILHIMKNKRIVFIKKIIVV
- a CDS encoding sensor histidine kinase, which produces MENNNQILDVLRLYEYAISIGKSLDYHDNCNQFLKLLLKRRNLNACWLIHCKESNYSTEYSIPYGNQIKANLSKKSLDFLNNIDTYILIPYNNDLKDLTTIDITEGHLAVYRLKSHGFLFLYSKGNNMCQKDLSQLLPVINKFATTLEACKAHENQQKLLKKLEERNKELNNYAHVVSHDLKSPLRNIDALVNWIKEDHSKNLNSDAIEQLDAISDNITRMESLVSGILQYSSIGQKDFEVSFIDLNKVIKDVLKHMLIPKNIHINIHKNFPCIKGDVHRLQQLFQNLISNAIKYNNKENGILEIGYTITDNKYAYFVKDNGKGIPPKYHKKIFNVFQKLETSKNSTGIGLSIVEKIVENYNGNIWLSSVVNEGTTFYFTLN
- a CDS encoding diphthine--ammonia ligase: MKKAYFNWSSGKDSSLALYKILQEKKYSVQKLITNVNKEYQRVSMHGLHENLLEAQADSIGIPLEKIEFPADVTMDLYNEKMKEKTSLLKAEGFEYAVFGDIFLEDLRKYRDAKLQEVGITGVYPLWKKDTKQLLREFLTLGFKTITVCVNAKLLGEEFVGRVIDEAFIEELPDNIDVCGENGEFHTFCYDGPIFKKPVDFTIGEKVLRSYTLRNNDDDNCYQKSDTKKVKKAYDSSFWYCDLKVK
- a CDS encoding FIST signal transduction protein, with translation MLILSNHVHDIVTQIKEHVKENCALIAIGENIKIEIPELIDALNKANISFIGGIFPKVIAQSNTYEKGIVVTPLYNVKKIFTIQEISKKSFTIPNIAFNSDKEYSLITYVDGLTAHISNYLSKLYENYGMKTNYFGGGAGSLSLVQQPCVFSKDGFFEDAAIACILEMKSSIGVKHGWKKLNGPFIVNKANTNTVEEINWEHPFTIYKDIVEKDAKQTFNDSNFFDIAKGYPLGIIKQGLDIVIRDPLTVNANNELVCVGEVEENTLINIMKGDACSLINAAVEATEESISKAQNPKTAFVIDCISRVLYLENDFEKEIQNVSKTIQNKFPDIDINGALTLGEISSYGNGFIEFYNKTIVVSLFE